A portion of the Lolium rigidum isolate FL_2022 chromosome 1, APGP_CSIRO_Lrig_0.1, whole genome shotgun sequence genome contains these proteins:
- the LOC124701757 gene encoding leucine-rich repeat receptor-like kinase protein FLORAL ORGAN NUMBER1, producing the protein MPPPILLPLLLLLLSASSSASPDRDIYALGKLKSALVPNPAATPTLLQDWNPTATSPAHCAFTGVTCDAATARVISLNLTALPLHAGTLPPELALLTSLTNLTIAACALPGHVPATLPALPSLRHLNLSNNNLSGPFPAPSTAPYFPSLALLDCYNNNLTGPLPPFSTAHSTTLTYLQLGGNYFSGPIPSTYGALASLRYLGLNGNALSGAIPTTLSRLTLLEDLYLGYYNQYSGPIPPELGRLTNLRRLDMSSCNLTGPIPPQLGLLQNLDTLFLLWNRLSGDIPPELGDLRSMQSLDLSVNDLGGEIPASLAKLTSLKLLNLFRNHLRGGIPAFIGDLPQLEVLQLWENNLTGALPAALGKNGRLKTLDVTTNHLTGPVPEGLCDGHRLETLVLMDNGFFGPIPASLGGCKTLTRVRLSKNFLSGPVPPGLFDLPQANMLELTDNLLSGTLPDVIGGNKIGMLLLGNNMIGGRIPAAIGNLPALQTLSLECNNFSGALPAELGRLRNLSRLNVSGNALTGAIPPELTRCAALAAVDASRNRLTGEIPGAVTSLKVLCTLNVSRNALSGELPPGMSNMTSLTTLDVSYNALSGAVPMQGQFLVFNESSFVGNPGLCGGPLAAADDALACGDGLGSGAGAGLMSLRRWDSKKMLVCLAAVLAALVAAFLGGRKGCEAWREAARRRSGAWKMTVFQKLDFSADDVVECLKEDNIIGKGGAGIVYHGVTHAGAELAIKRLVGRGVGGDRGFSAEVGTLGRIRHRNIVRLLGFVSNRETNLLLYEYMPNGSLGEMLHGGKGGHLGWEARARVALEAARGLCYLHHDCAPRIIHRDVKSNNILLDSAFEAHVADFGLAKFLGGGGGATGGASECMSAIAGSYGYIAPEYAYTLRVDEKSDVYSFGVVLLELITGRRPVGSFGDGVDIVHWVRKVTAELPDTAAAVLAVADRRLSPEPVPLLVGLYDVATACVEEASTARPTMREVVHMLSQPAIATAAADAAQPDDDLLLSF; encoded by the exons atGCCTCCTCccatcctcctccccctcctcctcctccttctgtcgGCCTCATCGTCGGCGTCCCCGGACCGCGACATCTACGCGCTGGGCAAGCTCAAATCCGCCCTGGTGCCCAACCCCGCCGCCACACCCACGCTGCTGCAAGACtggaaccccaccgccacctccccAGCCCACTGCGCCTTCACCGGCGTCACCtgcgacgccgccaccgcccggGTCATCTCCCTCAACCTCACCGCCCTCCCGCTCCACGCCGGCACGCTCCCGCCGGAGCTCGCCCTGCTCACCTCCCTCACCAACCTCACCATCGCCGCCTGCGCGCTGCCCGGCCACGTCCCCGCCACCCTCCCCGCCCTGCCCTCCCTCCGCCACCTCAACCTCTCCAACAACAACCTCTCCGGCCCCTTCCCCGCCCCCTCCACCGCCCCCTACTTCCCCTCCCTCGCCCTCCTCGACTGCTACAACAACAACCTCACCGGCCCGCTCCCGCCCTTCTCCACCGCCCACTCCACGACCCTAACCTACCTCCAGCTCGGCGGCAACTACTTCTCCGGCCCGATCCCTTCCACCTACGGCGCACTCGCCTCCCTCCGCTACCTGGGCCTCAACGGCAACGCGCTCTCCGGCGCCATCCCCACCACCCTCTCCCGCCTCACCCTCCTCGAAGACCTCTACCTCGGCTACTACAACCAGTACTCCGGCCCCATCCCGCCGGAACTCGGCCGCCTAACCAACCTCCGCCGGCTCGACATGAGCAGCTGCAACCTCACCGGCCCCATCCCGCCgcagctcggcctcctccaaaacctcgacaccctcttcctcctctggaACCGGCTCTCCGGCGACATCCCGCCCGAGCTCGGCGACCTCCGCAGCATGCAGTCGCTCGACCTCTCCGTCAACGACCTCGGCGGCGAGATCCCCGCCTCCCTCGCCAAGCTCACCAGCCTCAAACTCCTCAACCTCTTCCGCAACCACctccgcggcggcatcccggcgttTATCGGTGACCTGCCGCAGCTCGAGGTGCTGCAGCTCTGGGAGAACAACCTCACCGGCGCGCTCCCCGCGGCGCTCGGGAAAAACGGGCGTCTGAAAACGCTCGACGTCACCACCAACCACCTCACCGGCCCGGTGCCGGAGGGGCTCTGCGACGGGCACAGGCTCGAGACGCTCGTGCTCATGGACAACGGCTTCTTCGGCCCCATCCCGGCGTCCCTCGGCGGGTGCAAGACCCTCACGCGCGTCCGCCTCAGCAAGAACTTCCTCAGCGGGCCCGTGccgccgggcctcttcgacctgCCGCAGGCCAACATGCTGGAGCTCACCGACAACCTGCTCTCCGGCACGCTGCCCGACGTCATCGGCGGGAACAAGATCGGGATGCTGCTCCTCGGCAACAACATGATCGGGGGCCGCATCCCAGCCGCCATCGGCAACCTGCCGGCGCTGCAGACGCTGTCGCTCGAGTGCAACAACTTCTCGGGCGCGCTCCCGGCGGAGCTCGGCCGGCTGCGGAACCTGTCGCGGCTCAACGTCAGCGGCAACGCGCTCACGGGCGCCATCCCGCCGGAGCTCACGCGCTGCGCGgcgctcgccgccgtcgacgccagCCGCAACCGCCTCACGGGGGAGATCCCGGGGGCCGTCACCTCGCTCAAGGTCCTCTGCACGCTCAACGTGTCGCGCAACGCGCTCTCGGGCGAGCTCCCGCCGGGCATGTCCAACATGACCAGCCTCACCACGCTCGACGTCTCCTACAACGCGCTCTCCGGCGCCGTGCCCATGCAGGGCCAGTTCCTGGTGTTCAACGAGAGCTCCTTCGTCGGCAACCCCGGCCTCTGCGGCgggccgctcgccgccgccgacgacgcgctcgcctgcggcgacggCCTCGGCTCCGGCGCTGGTGCTGGCCTCATGTCCCTCCGCCGCTGGGACTCCAAGAAGATGCTGGTGTGCCTCGCGGCCGTGCTGGCCGCCCTCGTGGCGGCGTTCCTCGGCGGTCGCAAAGGCTGCGAGGCGTGGCGCGAGGCGGCGCGGCGCCGTTCTGGCGCCTGGAAGATGACGGTGTTCCAGAAGCTGGACTTCTCCGCCGACGACGTGGTCGAGTGCCTCAAGGAGGACAACATCATCGGCAAGGGCGGCGCGGGCATCGTCTACCACGGCGTCACCCACGCCGGCGCCGAGCTGGCCATCAAGCGCCTCGTCGgccgcggcgtcggcggcgaccgGGGCTTCTCGGCGGAGGTGGGCACGCTGGGCCGGATCCGGCACCGCAACATCGTGCGCCTCCTCGGCTTCGTCTCCAACCGCGAGACCAACCTGCTGCTCTACGAGTACATGCCCAACGGCTCGCTCGGGGAGATGCTCCACGGCGGCAAGGGCGGCCACCTCGGCTGGGAGGCCCGCGCCAGGGTCGCGCTCGAGGCCGCGCGCGGGCTATGCTACCTCCACCATGACTGCGCGCCCAGGATCATCCACCGCGACGTCAAGTCCAACAACATCCTCCTCGACTCCGCCTTCGAGGCACACGTCGCCGACTTCGGACTCGCCAagttcctcggcggcggcggaggtgccaCCGGCGGCGCCTCCGAGTGCATGTCCGCCATCGCCGGCTCCTACGGCTACATCGCGCCAG AGTACGCGTACACGTTGCGGGTGGACGAGAAGAGCGACGTGTACAGCTTCGGCGTGGTGCTGCTGGAGCTCATCACGGGGCGCCGCCCCGTTGGAAGCTTCGGTGACGGTGTCGACATCGTGCACTGGGTCCGCAAGGTCACCGCGGAGCTCCCCGACACCGCCGCAGCCGTCCTCGCCGTTGCCGATCGCCGCCTGTCCCCCGAGCCTGTGCCGCTTCTTGTGGGCCTCTACGACGTGGCCACCGCGTGCGTCGAGGAGGCTAGCACTGCCCGGCCCACCATGCGCGAGGTCGTGCACATGCTTTCCCAGCCGGCCATCGCCACCGCTGCTGCCGACGCAGCCCAGCCcgacgacgacctcctcctgTCCTTCTGA
- the LOC124665057 gene encoding peroxisomal membrane protein PMP22-like, whose translation MPDSLQAARYSIVPAVGHHRRPEHFNTHDRPTTLRVSEREAMAGEAYMRQLRAHPLLTKAVTSGVLAGCSDAIAQKIAGARKLQLRRLLVITLYGFAYAGPFGHFFHKLMDRIFKGKKGRETAANKVIVEQLTASPLNNLLFMIYYGLVVEGRPSEQVKSKIKKEYANIQLTSWKLRPIVSWINYEYVPLQHRVLFASSVASCWAVFLNLKAARSSSLPATSKNA comes from the exons ATGCCTGATTCGCTGCAGGCCGCTCGTTATTCAATCGTGCCGGCCGTT GGCCATCATCGTCGTCCAGAGCATTTCAATACGCACGACCGACCTACCACCCTGCGAGTGAGTGAGCGCGAGGCCATGGCGGGGGAGGCGTACATGCGGCAGCTCCGCGCGCACCCGCTCCTCACCAAGGCAGTCACCTCCGGCGTGCTCGCCGGATGCAGCGATGCCATCGCCCAGAAGATCGCCGGCGCTAGGAAGCTCCAGCTTAGGAGGCTCCTCGTCATAACG CTCTATGGGTTTGCGTACGCGGGGCCATTCGGTCATTTCTTCCACAAGCTTATGGACAGGATTTTCAAGGGGAAGAAAGGAAGAGAAACTGCAGCCAATAAG GTCATAGTGGAGCAACTAACTGCATCACCACTAAACAACTTGTTGTTCATGATATATTACGGGTTGGTAGTCGAAG GGAGGCCGTCTGAGCAAGTGAAGAGCAAGATAAAGAAGGAGTACGCCAACATCCAGTTGACCTCATGGAAG TTGCGACCAATCGTTAGCTGGATCAACTACGAGTACGTGCCACTCCAGCACCGAGTTCTCTTCGCCAGCTCCGTCGCATCATGCTG GGCAGTGTTTCTGAACCTGAAAGCAGCAAGATCATCCTCGTTGCCGGCCACTAGCAAGAATGCATAA